The Corallococcus caeni genomic interval CGGACGCGTCCGCCAGCCCCGCGCACGGGGAGGCCGCCGCCACGCCGCCCGCCGTGGGCAACGTCTGGCAGGCGGGCGAAGCGGTGCAGGCCACGCCGGAGTCCGACGAAGCCGCGCGGGCCCGTGCGGACGCCGCCCACGCCGCGTCCGATGCGGTGACTCCGGTCGCGGCGCAGGCGCTGCCTCCGGAAGAAGCCACCGCCGAGGCGTCCTCGCAGCCCGCGGAGGCCCGCGAGGTGCACGAGGCGCCGGTGGCCCCCGGGACGGACGGCTCGTCCGAGGGCAACAAGGAGGGCTGAACCGCCGCACGGAATCGGGTGCGGTGGACGCGGGAGTGTTAGCCTGGGGGGGCCATGAAGCCGGCCCTGCTGCTTACCTCCTGCGTGCTGTTCCTCGGGGCCTGCCGCTCGCAGGCCCCGCGCTATCCGGTGGCGCCGGTGGAGCTGGCCGGGGACACCCTGCGGGACAACGCCCTCCTCGGCTTCGGTCCGGAGGGCGTGCGGGAACTGTTCGACGACGCGCTGGAGTCCTCCGGCCGCTTCGAGCGGGTGGGCGACGAGGTCCCCAAGAAGGCCCGTCCCTGGCGCCTGTCGCTGGAGGTACCCTTCACCCGCGAGGTGCTGAAGGACGGCAACCCGCACAGCTTCGCGGAGGTCGGCGCCAACCTGTCCCTGGAGCGCTTCGGCGGCAACACGCCGCAGCGCTACGAGGTCGTGGGCCTGGGCGAGGCGGCCGTGGAGGAGGACTCGGCGGAGGGGCGGCGGACGGCCATGCGCGGCGCGCTGGAGAGCGTGCTGCGGCAGGTGACGGAGTCCGCGGTGCTGCAGCTCGCCGCGCTGGAGCGCGCGGACGAGGCGCTGGTGGCGGACCTCCAGGCCACCGACTCGCGCGTCCGCGAGTTCGCCCTCCGGACGCTGGCCGAGCGCAAGCACCCGGCCGCCGCGCCGCTCCTGATTGAACGGCTCAAGGACACCAGCGACGCGGAGCAGGTGCGCCGCACCATCGGCGCGCTGGCGGAGATGAAGGCCAAGAGCGCGGTGCCGGCGCTCATCGACCTGGCGCGCGGCCGCGACTCGGGCTTCCTGCAGGAGATCGTCTTCGCGGTGGGCGAGATTGGCGGCCCGGAGGCGGAGGCGTACCTCTACACGGTGGCCCAGGGCCACGACACGCCGTCCGTGCAGGCCGCCGCGCAGCAGGCGCTGGACACGCTCTACGCATCACGCAACCACGCAACCGCGGAGGCGCGTGGCCAGAGCCACGCGGACCCCTAGCGCATGAAGCAGTCGTCCCTGAAGCAATCGCTGTCGATGGTGGGGGGCCTGGCCCTCCTGGCCTCCACGCTGGTGGGCTCCGGGTGCGCGAAGCGCGTCGAAGCGGACGCGCGCCCCTCGCCCGAGTCCATCGGCCAGTACTACCCGCTGGCCGTGGGCAATGCGTGGACGTACCGGATTGACGGACGCGACGACAAGCCCGTCACGGTGGAGATCGTCAAGGAGCAGGACGGGTACTTCGTGGACAACCAGGGCGGCCAGCTCACGGTGGACGCCTACGGCCTGCGCGACCCCAAGCGCTACCTCTTGCGCGGCCCGCTGGAGGCCGGACGCGGCTGGAACAACGTCGTGTCCGTGTCGTCCACGGAGCGCTACCAGCTGGTGCAGGTGGGCTTCGCCTGCAAGGTGCCCGCGGGCTCCTTCCCCAACTGCGTGAGCGTGGAGGGCCGCAACAAGGTGGACGCGCAGACGACGCTCGTGAACACCATGACCTTCGCCGCCGGCGTGGGCCTGGTCCGCGTGGACGTGGCCACGGAGCACGAGGGCAAGCGCGTGCCGCAGACGGAGCTGGAACTCCTCTCCTACAAGGCGGATGGCGCTGGCGCCGCGAAGACGCCCGCCGCGCCCGCGCGGGACTGAAGCGGCCCGCCTCGTGGAGACACCTGAGCTCACGCAGGACGCGCGCATCCTGAACTTCCTCGCCGAGGGCGGGGAGGGCTTCATCTCCGGCGAGGCGCTGTCCACCCGGCTGGGCCTGTCGCGC includes:
- a CDS encoding HEAT repeat domain-containing protein → MKPALLLTSCVLFLGACRSQAPRYPVAPVELAGDTLRDNALLGFGPEGVRELFDDALESSGRFERVGDEVPKKARPWRLSLEVPFTREVLKDGNPHSFAEVGANLSLERFGGNTPQRYEVVGLGEAAVEEDSAEGRRTAMRGALESVLRQVTESAVLQLAALERADEALVADLQATDSRVREFALRTLAERKHPAAAPLLIERLKDTSDAEQVRRTIGALAEMKAKSAVPALIDLARGRDSGFLQEIVFAVGEIGGPEAEAYLYTVAQGHDTPSVQAAAQQALDTLYASRNHATAEARGQSHADP